The Nitrospirales bacterium genome includes a window with the following:
- a CDS encoding HAD-IA family hydrolase: MMTLQGGQDAKVELVLFDLDGTLIDSKVDIANSVNYTLRDLALPQRSLEEIFSFVGDGVKRLLRLSVGEDNLELYERALRIFREHYLTHCLDTTTFYPEMGEILSHLNGQGQCAIVTNKTMEYTMEIVKGLGAIESFSAIESPRNSSDLKPDPGMLLRVLEKLAISPERTIMVGDSTNDVRAAQAIGVKVCAVGYGYGNPEKVKALKPDFYCEQPTDLRHLLVGS; encoded by the coding sequence CAAGGGGGGCAGGACGCCAAGGTCGAGCTTGTGCTGTTTGACCTTGATGGCACATTAATCGACTCGAAGGTGGATATCGCAAATTCGGTGAATTACACACTGAGAGATTTGGCGTTGCCGCAACGGTCTCTTGAGGAAATCTTCAGTTTCGTTGGCGATGGGGTGAAGCGGCTCTTGCGGCTGTCGGTCGGCGAGGACAATCTTGAGTTGTATGAACGGGCGCTTCGGATTTTTCGCGAACACTACCTCACGCATTGTCTCGATACGACAACGTTCTACCCGGAGATGGGAGAAATCCTTTCGCATCTCAACGGCCAAGGCCAATGTGCGATTGTGACGAACAAGACGATGGAGTATACGATGGAAATCGTCAAGGGTCTTGGTGCCATCGAAAGCTTTTCCGCGATTGAGAGCCCTCGAAATAGTTCAGACCTCAAGCCTGATCCTGGTATGCTGTTGCGCGTCTTGGAAAAGCTGGCCATTTCACCAGAACGGACCATAATGGTCGGCGACAGTACGAATGACGTGAGAGCCGCTCAGGCGATTGGAGTCAAGGTCTGCGCCGTCGGGTATGGTTACGGAAACCCGGAAAAAGTGAAGGCGTTGAAGCCAGATTTTTACTGCGAACAACCGACTGATTTGCGTCATTTGCTGGTCGGGTCCTGA